The following coding sequences lie in one Cannabis sativa cultivar Pink pepper isolate KNU-18-1 chromosome 5, ASM2916894v1, whole genome shotgun sequence genomic window:
- the LOC133038285 gene encoding uncharacterized protein LOC133038285: MADILGTLANILDTATDILGTLDDIIDALANILSIEAYIHCTVADILDGVETIKKYDAYNENDKKMMSKNAKAKYALICGLDRDIFKNIEHASSAHDMWKMLEVLTQKDMVTKILRSLTKAYQGKVVAIQEAKDLSTLPLEELIGSLMNHEIFMNAQEEEEVDKKTKNTIAFKSTSHDDSEASEDVDSDMEDITLLTKNFKKFLKFKKNANRFYNSRESSRKDDQIICYECKKPGHMKTDCPLRKRSRRRAMMATWSESEKESSEDEQHEIANTCFMAIDDKVSNPNHTSDFESESDDDALDMSYDELLKSFNDLLVDFEKLLAKNSTQRKKISLLLEEVEALKVKEIEFLIETQCKKCSLFEKDVVNLKAKIDDLNKDITLV; the protein is encoded by the exons ATGGCTGATATTCTTGGTACTCTGGCCAATATTCTTGATACTGCAACTGATATACTCGGTACTCTGGACGATATTATCGATGCCCTAGCCAATATTCTCAGTATTGAGGCTTATATTCACTGTACTGTGGCTGATATACTTG ATGGTGTAGAAACTATAAAGAAATATGATGCATAtaatgaaaatgataagaagaTGATGTCTAAGAATGCTAAGGCTAAGTATGCTTTAATATGTGGACTAGATagagatatatttaaaaatattgagcaTGCCTCCTCGGCTCATGACATGTGGAAAATGTTAGAA gtacttacacAAAAGGATATGGTAACcaaaattttgagaagtctcaccaaagCCTACCAAGGCAAAGTAGTTGCCATCCAAGAAGCCAAGGACCTCTCAACTCTACCATTGGAAGAGCTCATTGGTTCTCTCATGAATCATGAGATTTTCATGaatgctcaagaagaagaggaagttgataAAAAGACGAAGAACACAATTGCATTCAAATCCACTTCACATGATGATAGTGAAGCTAGTGAGGATGTTGATAGTGATATGGAGGATATAACCCTACTCACAAAGAACTTTAAGAAGTTTTTGAAgttcaagaagaatgcaaatAGATTTTACAACTCAAGGGAGAGCTCAAGAAAAGATGATCAAATTATTTGCTATGAATGCAAAAAGCCCGGTCATATGAAAACGGATTGTCCTTTGAGAAAGAGGAGTAGAAGAAGGGCAATGATGGCTACTTGGAGTGAAAGTGAGAAAGAAAGTTCTGAAGATGAACAACATGAGATAGCCAACACTTGCTTTATGGCCATTGATGATAAGGTAAGTAATCCTAACCATACAAGTGATTTTGAAAGTGAAAGTGATGATGATGCACTTGATATGTCTTATGATGAATTATTAAAATCCTTCAATGATTTGcttgttgattttgaaaaattgctTGCTAAGAACTCAactcaaagaaagaaaataagtttATTGCTTGAAGAAGTTGAGGCTTTGAAAGTCAAAGAAATTGAGTTTTTGATTGAAACCCAATGCAAAAAGTGTTCCTTATTTGAAAAAGATGTTGTAAACTTGAAAGCTaaaattgatgatttaaataag GATATAACACTAGTGTGA
- the LOC115699781 gene encoding uncharacterized protein LOC115699781 codes for MYNFSSTNNNEVLLCSDNIHNIVAKGVVLESVSPVTIHTVQYKEGIARVLITEQLQEEAEIAHPIENIRYVYETKDTFLPWPKHLILNLDKVPIFPDVASTHKSSSKGKQIATPHRSPNKGKQISTLPAMSSAGSQSNVKIDQVDKNATFKPEVWAQIPVCLHFLVEEFIRRKGKWSVVEVPTDPDFMPPRTHIILSSEDVEQVGTLNFIGCQGMIFGIRCIWEDLTNMREYFKFFDPELLNATDKDGIVHQEVVIKLAEWLNTMNNKSQMFFIPWNYERHWMLEIVCAGKIIHLDPWLRHKRPKMTIDLTLQRAYELLGGSNELLGTFPGVTVAACPKQTLGIECGFYVLRYINDIVKALNSFVIIREKFGKMDTYDVETMLLPLQHQWLSKLTRYLY; via the exons ATGTACAACTTCTCATCCACTAATAACAACGAAGTACTTTTGTGTTCAGACAACATCCATAATATAGTGGCCAAAGGTGTGGTTCTGGAATCTGTTAGTCCAGTAACAATTCATACCGTGCAGTATAAAGAAGGGATTGCACGAGTTTTAATTACAGAACAACTTCAAGAGGAGGCTGAAATTGCTCATCCTATCGAAAATATCCGATATGTCTATGAGACAAAGGACACATTTCTTCCTTGGCcaaaacatttaattttaaatttggataag GTTCCCATATTCCCAGATGTCGCATCCACCCATAAATCATCGTCAAAGGGGAAGCAGATAGCAACCCCTCACAGATCACCGAATAAAGGGAAACAGATATCAACTCTTCCTGCTATGTCTTCGGCTGGGTCACAATCAAATGTCAAGATAGATCAAGTGGACAAGAATGCAACATTCAAGCCGGAGGTCTGGGCTCAAATACCTGTATGTCTCCACTTTTTAGTTGAAGAATTTATAAGGAGGAAAGGGAAGTGGAGCGTTGTTGAAGTTCCAACTGATCCAGACTTCATGCCACCTCGCACACATATTATCTTGTCATCAGAGGATGTAGAGCAGGTTGGAACCTTAAATTTTATTGGATGTCAAGGCATGATCTTTGGAATTAG ATGCATTTGGGAGGATTTAACGAATATGCGGGAGTATTTCAAGTTCTTTGACCCAGAGCTACTCAATGCCACAGACAAAGATGGAATTGTCCACCAAGAAGTTGTTATCAAATTGGCTGAATGGTTGAATACAATGAATAACAAATCTCAGATGTTCTTCATACCGTGGAACTACGA ACGTCATTGGATGCTTGAGATCGTTTGTGCTGGAAAGATCATTCACTTGGACCCTTGGCTTAGACATAAACGCCCTAAGATGACTATTGACCTCACACTCCAAag GGCATATGAACTGCTCGGAGGTTCCAACGAGTTACTTGGAACATTTCCAGGAGTAACCGTTGCAGCGTGTCCAAAACAAACATTGGGAATTGAATGTGGTTTTTATGTACTTAGGTACATTAATGACATTGTGAAAGCTCTAAATTCATTCGTTATTATAAGAGAAAAG TTTGGAAAGATGGACACATACGATGTGGAGACGATGTTGCTACCACTGCAACATCAATGGTTATCGAAATTGACACGATACTTGTACTAG